A single region of the Podospora pseudopauciseta strain CBS 411.78 chromosome 1, whole genome shotgun sequence genome encodes:
- a CDS encoding hypothetical protein (COG:S; EggNog:ENOG503P24N): MHASSTALRCRDEYMLETMPRLQQSRRQRPVDEDEDVDMHEPQDDQYASDGAADEIMNGPPNEELSQLIKGLVRYAIACDFSRTPIRRDAIREKVLGTNGRQFKTAFAGAQKQLRAVFGMEMVELPARDKNLMTTEQKRKAAKSQSQKEATSNAYILTNILPEELRTPALTRPSKVVSAEGEAAYTALYTTIISLITISGGELSDTRLRRHLARLNAAEYMPSMNPNDPANPTEKTDVVLQRMIKHGYLVRMVDNRGNGDDDSTTWHVGPRGKAEVPKESIAGFVRTIYGGSDPELESKIQISLKGVKERKPEIREQEQEQEQGLGDEDEVQEDEEMQEAGPSNGQRRRHA, translated from the exons ATGCATGCCAGTTCCACCGCCCTTCGATGCAGGGATGAGTATATGCTTGAGACAATGCCCAGACTCCAGCAGAGCCGCCGCCAACGGCCggtcgatgaggatgaagatgtcGACATGCATGAGCCACAAGATGATCAATACGCCTCAGATGGTGCTGCCGATGAAATTATGAATGGCCCTCCAAACGAGGAGCTCAGCCAGTTGATAAAAGGATTGGTCCGGTATGCCATCGCATGTGATTTCTCACGGACCCCCATTCGGAGAGACGCCATTAGGGAGAAAG TTCTCGGTACAAATGGCCGGCAGTTCAAAACAGCATTTGCCGGAGCTCAGAAACAGCTCCGAGCAGTTTTTGGCATGGAAATGGTGGAACTTCCAGCTAGGGATAAGAATCTCATGACCACCGAGCAGAAGCGGAAAGCCGCCAAAAGCCAGTCCCAAAAGGAAGCCACATCGAATGCCTACATTCTTACCAACATCCTGCCAGAGGAGCTTCGAACCCCCGCTCTCACCCGGCCCTCAAAGGTCGTGTCCGCCGAAGGTGAAGCAGCGTACACGGCCCTGTACACCACGATCATCTcgctcatcaccatctcggGAGGCGAGCTCAGTGATACCCGCCTCAGGAGGCATCTGGCCCGGCTCAACGCCGCCGAATATATGCCCAGCATGAACCCAAACGATCCTGCTAACCCCACGGAGAAGACCGACGTTGTGCTACAGAGGATGATCAAACATGGGTATCTGGTCAGGATGGTGGATAACAGGGGCAACGGCGACGACGACTCTACTACGTGGCATGTTGGACCAAGAGGGAAGGCAGAGGTGCCCAAGGAGTCAATTGCGGGCTTTGTCAGGACCATCTACGGTGGCTCGGACCCAGAGTTGGAGTCAAAGATTCAGATTAGCTTAAAGGGCGTCAAGGAGAGGAAACCGGAGATACgtgagcaggagcaggagcaggagcagggactgggtgatgaagatgaggtccaggaggatgaggagatgcaAGAGGCCGGACCGAGTAATGGGCAGAGAAGGAGGCATGCGTAA